From Zea mays cultivar B73 chromosome 3, Zm-B73-REFERENCE-NAM-5.0, whole genome shotgun sequence:
GGTTCCTAAGTGGTCTATATAGGATCCATCTGTCATTCCAGAACCGGGTTATATATGAACCTAAATGTTGCCAAGGATTCATGGCATCTGAGTTTTACTTTCCAATTGGGATTTCATAAATTTCCATAATTTTCCAATGATGCAAATTAATATTTAACGATTTTTTCACAGGAAAAAGATGCAGCTCTAGGGAATGGCGGCTTGGGTAGGCTTGCATCTTGCTTTTTGGATTCAATGGCAACATTGAATTTGCCTGCTTGGGGCTATGGCCTGCGTTACCGATATGGACTGTTCAAACAACACATTGCCAAGGAGGGCCAGGAAGAAGTTGCAGAAGATTGGCTTGATGTATGAACCACAAatgctgaaatgcacatattattCTGTTGATATTTTTTTCTTGACATCTATAACCAATACTCCTTTTTTTCTTCAGAAATTCAGCCCTTGGGAGATTCCCAGGCATGATGTGGTGTTCCCTGTCAGATTTTTTGGCCATGTTGAGATTTTGCCTGATGGCTCGTGAGTATAATATGAGCACCGCATTCTGTTTGACGAAATTTATTTTTCTGCATTTTAGTTAAATTTGAGATGTTTTTAAGGCTTATCGTACTTTCTAAATAAAAAAAGAGAATCACATTCTTTCATTAACTAAAAAAATGCACATATTGCTCTTTTTCACCCTACAGCATCCAGCATCTTGTCCCTTTGGAATTGAACTAAaaaaatgcaagtggtgtgtaatGTGGAGCTTGACTAATATGAATTTCAAATGTCTGAAGTCTGAACCACAAACTAAGTTTGGCTTGGCGGATTTGCTTATACTTCAATGATAAATCCATACAATCAACTTACCTAGACCTTCTGGGATCCTTCTCCCTGACTTTTTTTGTTATTTATTTCGTGTTATGGGTGGTTATTTGAGGGCTTTGATGTAACTCGTTATATGATTGCTTTTTTTTATCATGTGATAGTCGGAAATTGGTCGGAGGAGAAGTCCTGAAGGCTTTAGCATATGATGTGCCAATCCCTGGATACAAGACAAAAAATGCAATCAGTCTTCGTCTTTGGGAAGCAAAAGCTACTGCTGAAGATTTCAACTTATTTCAATTCAATGATGGTCAATATGAGTCAGCTGCCCAACTTCATGCTAGGGCTCAACAGGTGATATTTCATTCTAAAGTGAAACTATAAGCTGTTCATAAGATTCATTTCCAAAGACTAAATAAATTGTGATGCCTTTAATTACTGGAATATTTTTTTGACTGGTGATATTGCATGCTGAAACGTGTAACTTATTCCTTCATGGTACTAGTTCTATCTAGAAAAGAGACTTATGTCTTAGTATCACATTGCAGATATGTGCCGTTCTTTATCCCGGTGATGCTACAGAAGAAGGAAAGCTTCTAAGGCTGAAGCAGCAGTTTTTCCTTTGCAGCGCATCACTTCAGGTAGTTAAGCAATCCATTTCACTTGAGCAAGGTTCCAATAAAAGGATCGTTGCCAAACATATAGAAAATCACAAGTAAATACAATGTTGTAATTTTCTTGTATTGGTTGAACCATCATTATATCAGGATTAATCATGTTACCTCTAGTATATGCACCACCACCTGAACTGTTTTCAAATTGTACTAGGATAATGAGATTTAGATCATTTATACTGTTTTCTTTAGTTACAGTATGCCGTTTATGGTTATAGTTTGTGTTGGGCCATGTGTCTAGTGTTGGCCCATTAACGTGTACATATATACTAGAAGTGTGTGTGGTGTAGAGTTAGAGCTGTATGCTTCCACATTCCAGAAAAATCCACATGGTACCGGAGCCAGGCTCAACGGCGATGGCGTCGCGGTGAGGAGTGTCTTCGGCCTCGACGGAGAAGACCACCGAGAAGGAGATCAGCGACGGCCGAAGGAGGCCGCCGAGGCACACGAGCGGTCGAAGGAGGACAAGGGCGACAAGTGGCACCGCGTGGAGCGCAGCAGCGGCCAGTTCGTGCGGCGCTTCCGCCTGCCGGAGAACGCCAAGACGGAGGAGGTGAGGGCCGCGCTGGAGAACGGCGTGCTCACGGTCACCGTGCCCAAGGCCGAGGTCAAGAAGCCCGAGGTGAAGAGCATCCAGATCTCCGGCTGAAGAAGACAGGAGGAAGAGGAGGCGCTCCTGGTCCTGGCTTCTAGACGTTGTGACCCAGATCTTGACGCAGCTGCCCAAGTAGTTTCCTAGTTATTATTACATATATATTATGGGGGAAAATCAAGGAATTGAGCAGGTTCTTGGTAAATTGGTCGAATTACTGTCAGCaaaaagggatgaggctccatcaTCAATTAAAGACAATGTTGCTCATATAGAACCAGTTCAGAAGATAGACCTAATGCCAAATGAGATTAAGTTAGAAGGGGTGAAAAATTATTTGGCATGGTCTAGAAGAGCATTGCGATTATTGAAGGCAAAGAGACTCGAGGGCTATGTTAAAGGAGATGTCGTTGAGCCCAAGGATAAGTTAAGTGATGAATGGAAAGACTGGGATGCTATAAACTCTTTAGTGGCAGCGTGGATGTTGAGTTCTATGATTCTAGCAATTGCTAGCACTGTTGATACAATCATAAGTGCTGCAGAAATGTGGAAAGCACTTGAAGAAATGTACTCGGGAGCTGGAAATGTTATGTTGATGGTGGAGACTGAAGATCGCCTCCATAATATCAAACAGGGGGAGCGATCTGTGGCGGAGTACGTTCAGGAGTTACAATGTTTATGGGCTGATGTTGATCATTATGATCCTATTGAGCTACCACACTCAGAGTGTGTTGCTTGGGCGAAGAAATGGGTGGAAAAAAGACGTGTACTTCAATTGCTAAGGGGGCTAAACTCAGAGTTCGAGGGAAGACGTGCCTCCATGTTTCATCAATCCACTCTTCCTAGCCTACAAGAAGCCATAGCTGCCATATCCCAGGAGGAGTCAAGACTCAAAGTGATGAGAGAAAGTTCTCAAACGCCGCCTCATCCTGTGTTTTCAGCTATGAGAACCAAAGATACTAGAGAATGTTACAATTGTGGTGATGTTGGACATATTGCACGTAATTGTTCTAAGCCTTCCAAAGTTAATCGTGGGAGAGGAAGAGGGGCTCCTAGAGGCGGCAGAGGTCGTGGAGGCAGGAGTTGGGCAAGGGCGAATGCAGCAACTACACAAGAAGAACTTGAAACATTTATGGAACACGAAGATGAAACAAAGTTGAGGAAGAAAAATCAAATTTCTGGAGATAAAGATCAGGAGTCTCACACCGGGGATTTTGTCCACTTCGCCTACACTGATGAAGGTAATTATGCTCATGCTTTTGTACCCACACAGGTCACACAGTTAAAATGGATTTTAGACTCAGGAGCATCAAAGCATGTCACAGGCACGTCCAGTGAATTTACATCATATATAAGATATCCCCCCACACGTAAAGAAATTATACAAACTGCTGATGGTACACCACAACCCATCAAGGGTGTTGGCACAGTGCAATGCACTCCATCTATTAAGTTGTCATCAGTTTTGTATGTGCCAACCTTTCCTGTCAACTTGATATCACTAAGTGCCTTGGTTGATCAATTGGATTGTCGTATTATTCTTGATCGAGATAATTGTTTAATTCAGGAGAGGGAAACAGGGAAGAGACTTGGGACAGCTACCAGGCGTAATGGATTGTGGTATATGGATCATGAGGGGACTAATGGTACAATATGCACTATGCTGGCAACAAGAATGGAAGAGAAGGAGGTTGCAGTGATGCTCTTGCATTGTAGATTAGGGCATCTTTCTTTTGATAAGATATGCAAAGCTTTTCCTGATGTAATGAGTGGGGTGGATAAAAGCAAGCTATTGTGTGATGCCTGTGAGTTTGCAAAACACACAAGGACATCTTATATTAGTCGAGGTATCAGGAGTATATCTCCTTTTGTGCTAGTTCATTCTGATGTTTGGACATGTCCTGTGACTTCTATTAATGGGATGAAGTACTTTGTTACTTTTATCGATTGTTTTTCTCGGATGACTTGGGTCTATGTGATGAAGCATAAAGATGAAGTATTGAAGTGTTTTCAAAATTTTTGTGCACTAGTTGAGAATCAATTCAATACTCAAGTCAAAATCCTAAGAACAGACAATGGAACCGAGTATGTAAACAAGGGATTTAATGCCTTTCTGTCAAGAAATGGTATATTACATCAGACATCCTGTCCTGATACACCTCCACAAAATGGTGTGGCTGAAAGGAAGAATCGTCACATTTTGGAAGTTGCTCGTTCGCTGATGTTTACAATGAATGTTCCGAAGTTCCTATGGAGTGAAGCTGTATTGACTGCCACATATCTTATTAATCGCACTCCTTCAAAAATACTTGCAATGAAGACTCCATGTGAGATTCTTCTCGGTGAGAATAAGTTTGTGGTTCCACCTAAAATTTTTGGATGTACATGTTTTGTCAGAGATCATAGACCTCAGGTGGGGAAGTTGGATCCTCGTGCTGTGAAGTGCATTTTTGTTGGATATCCTGCAGGGCAAAAGGGATACAAGTGTTGGAGTCCTAGTGAACGACGTTTGTTTGTAAGCATGGATGTTACATTTAGAGAGACTGTGCCTTTCTATGGTGAGAAGACAGATCTAAATTTTTTTCTTGATTCTGTCTCTACTAGCACAGATGAAGCTAGTCGAGAGGGGGAGAACAGAATGGTTGATTCAATGGAACAACAACCAAATAAAATGGAAGTGGTGATTGGTGCTTCTCAAAAGATGCAAGTAATGCCAAGTGAATTGGAGACACATCCTAGTCACGAGAATAATAAATCTTGTGGAGACGACTTACGATATAAGGGCGAAGTATATACAAGAAGAAAGTCCCATGTGCAACCTCAGGCTCCTGAAACCAATTCAGCATCAAGTACTGAGCAGTTCTCTCCAAACACATTAGAGGCTATAAATGTACCTTTGACGTCTCATGGAGAAACTGAAGATTATGACACTTGTGATTTGCCCATTGCAATACGAAAAGGAGCGCGTGCTAAAGCTGGAGTCCCCCCAACAAGGTATGGATATGAACATGACATTAGCAATTATGTCTCATATGCGTCTTTGTCACCATCATATAGAGCATTTGTTGCATCATTGCATTCCGTAGCAATTCCAAGAGATTGGAAAGAAGCACAATGTAATTCTAACTGGCGTGAGGCAATGTTGGAGGAGCTTAAAGCTCTAGAAAAAAATCAAACTTGGGAATTTGAGAAACTACCTAAAGGAAAGAAGGCAGTTAGTTGTAAATGGGTATTCACTGTGAAGCAAAACCCAGAAGGAAGGGTAGAACGATATAAAGCAAGATTGGTTGCAAGAGGGTATAGTCAAACATATGGAATTGATTATGATGAGACATTTGCACCAGTGGCAAAAATGAGTACTGTAAGGACATTGATCTCTTGTGCTGCAAATTTTGGATGGCCCTTGTATCAACTAGATGTTAAGAATGCTTTCTTACATGGTGATTTGCAAGAGGAGGTCTATATGGAGATCCCTCCTGGATTGTCAAAGCCTGAGACAATTGGGAAAGTTTGTCGATTGAAAAAATCATTGTATGGTCTCAAGCAGTCCCCAAGAGCATGGTTTGACAGATTTAGACGTGCAATATGTAGCATGGGATATAAACAATGCAACGGAGATCACACTGTCTTTTATCAACACTTTGGACGACGAATTGCAATTCTAGCTGTGTATGTGGATGATATTATTATTACAGGTGATGCCGAGCTTGAGATTGCATGTCTAAAGAAGAATCTAAGTAAGGAATTTGAGGTTAAAGATCTTGGTCATCTCAAATACTTTCTTGGTATTGAGATTGCTCGATCTCCAAAAGGAATAGTTCTCTCCCAAAGGAAATATGTTTTAGATCTACTTGATGAAACAGGTATGTTGGGGTGTCGGCCTGTAGCAACACCTATCGACTTGAATCATAAATTATGTGCTGAATCTGGTGATCCTGTGAATAAAGAAAGGTATCAAAGACTTGTTGGACGGCTCATCTACTTGTGCCATACAAGACCTGATATCACATATGCAGTCAGTGTGGTGAGTCGATATATGCATGACCCCAGAAGTGGACATCTTGATGCAGTGTATCGTATACTGCGATACTTGAAGACTTGCCCTGGAAAGGGAATAATCTTTAAAGGTCATGGTCATCTAAAGGTGGAAGGTTACTCTGATGCAGACTGGGGTAGTTGCCTTGATGATAGAAGGTCAACTTCAGGATATTGTGTGTTTGTTGGAGGAAATTTAGTATCATGGAGAAGCAAGAAACAATCTGTGGTATCCCGTTCCACCGCCGAAGCAGAATACCGAGCTATGGCCCTTGCGATATGTGAGATGCTATGGATAAAGGGTCTCTTATCAGAGTTGAATGTATTAAGAAAAGACTCCCTGAAGTTATGGTGTGATAATAAGTCAGCCATGAATATAGCTAACAATCCAGTTCAACATGACAGAACAAAACATGTGGAAATTGATCGATTCTTCATCAAAGAGAAGTTAGATAATGGTACTTTAGAGTTGAATCATGTAAACTCAAAAGGTCAAATAGCAGATTGCTTGACTAAGGGTATAGGAGTAAAAGAGTGTGATGTGTTATGTAGCAAGATGGGGATGATTGATATCTATCGCCCATCTTGAGGGGGAGTGTTGGGCCATGTGTCTAGTGTTGGCCCATTAACGTGTACATATATACTAGAAGTGTGTGTGGTGTAGAGTTAGAGCTGTATGCTTCCACATTCCAGAAAAATCCACAGTTTGTTAAAGATTTATCAATACCGCAAAAAGTATCTCCATGACGATTATTGATGAGCATAACTGAAAATGGGTTATTTCCAGGATATGATTGCCAGATTTAAAGAAAGGAAATCTGATAGAGTTTCAGGGAAGTGGAGTGAGTTCCCTACTAAAGTTGCTGTTCAACTGAATGACACTCACCCTACTCTTGCCATCCCTGAGCTAATGAGGTTACTTATGGATGAGGAGGGACTTGGTTGGGATGAAGCTTGGGACATTACATATAGGTGAGGTTCAATTTATATAATTGATCTATAGTTTTTTTCGACCAGTATTTTAAGCTCCATCAAACTCTAGAGATGTTCTTGAATTAATTACAAAATTATCTTCCGTGGTCCAGGACAATTTCCTACACCAATCATACAGTTCTCCCCGAAGCTCTTGAAAAATGGTCACAAATTGTGATGAGGAAATTACTTCCCCGACACATGGAAATTATTGAGGAAATTGACAAGCGGGTGATTTTCATGCCACATTTACTTTTTCTATGAACTTCAGTCATTGCACAAGCTCACAAGTTGTGCCACTGGTTTGCAGTTCAAAGAATTGGTAATCTCCAAACATAAGGAAATGGAGGGAAAAATCGATTCAATGAAAGTTTTAGATAATTCGAACCCCCAGAAGCCGGTAGTGCGCATGGCAAATTTGTGTGTGGTGTCTTCTCATACGGTAAATACAGCCATTTTGATTCCATGACCATTTTGCGCATGAGCAACCGCTGTCTACTATATTGGATTTGTTGCCCTCCTCTTCATGTGTTAAAACTTGTAATTTATTTAAGATGTGAAAATTCAGAAATTGTTGGCATAACTTCAATGTACTCCAAGTAGTTCTGGATTCTCCATTTTCTACTGCTATATTATGTCCTGAAGCGTATTCAAAATTTTCTGACAGGTGAATGGAGTGGCTGAGTTGCATAGCAACATTTTGAAGCAAGAACTATTTGCAGATTATGTCTCTATATGGCCTACCAAATTCCAAAACAAAACTAATGGAATCACGCCTCGAAGATGGCTCCGGTTTTGTAACCCTGAGTTGAGTGAAATAGTCACAAAATGGCTAAAGTCAGATCAGTGGACAAGTAATCTTGATCTGCTCACTGGACTTCGCAAAGTATGTGGCTATATGCTAATGCTTCTAACCTTGCTTCTGCTTGTCATTACTCTATCCACAGTATAACTGAAAACGTTCAACAGTTTGCAGATGATGAAAAGCTTCATGCTGAGTGGGCAGCAGCCAAGTTATCTTGCAAGAAGCGCCTGGCCAAACATGTGTTGGATGTGACAGGTGTTACGATTGATCCAACTAGCCTTTTTGATATACAGATTAAGCGCATACATGAGTACAAGAGACAGCTCCTAAACATATTGGGAGCTGTTTACAGATACAAAAAATTAAAGGTAGGTTTCTTTGAGTTGCCTGCATCCTTTCTTGAAGTGGTGCTTGTACCCTTTTTGGTTTTACCATATTGAGCTAAATTCTTTAGATGCAGATCTTTTTTACCCTGTTCTAGTCTTGAATAGGCCTATGAACCTTGTAGGGAATGAGTGCAGAAGAGAAGCAGAAGGTCACACCGCGCACTGTCATGATAGGAGGGAAAGCGTTTGCAACATACACTAATGCCAAAAGAATAGTGAAATTGGTGAATGATGTTGGTGCTGTTGTGAACAATGATCCCGAAGTTAACAAATATCTGAAGGTATGAATGGACGATTGTCCTTTGAACCCTTCAGAAAGATCAATTTGTATTTGTGATCCACCAAAAAGAGTAACCCTTTTTCTATACTACTACATACAGGATGGTCCATATCATTTACTTAAAGTGTTCTTTTCCTTTTCCTGCCAGGTTGTCTTTATCCCAAATTACAATGTATCAGTGGCTGAAGTGCTTATTCCTGGTAGCGAATTGTCACAGCATATTAGTACTGCTGGTAtggaagcaagtggaacaagcaaCATGAAATTCTCTCTGAATGGTTGTGTTATCATTGGCACCCTTGATGGAGCTAATGTTGAAATAAGAGAGGAGGTTGGAGAAGATaatttcttccttttcggtgccaAAGCCGATGAAGTTGCTGGGCTGAGGAAGGATAGAGAAAATGGTCTGGTAAGATAGCTTCAGCTAAACTTCACTGTTGAACTTTTCATTCAACTCATATTTCTTATAAGTAGATGAGCTATTATTGACTTGTTTCTTACAATATGACAGTTCAAACCAGACCCACGTTTTGAAGAAGCCAAGCAGTTTATAAGGAGTGGCGCTTTTGGCAGCTATGACTATGAACCTCTCTTGGATTCCCTTGAAGGGAATTCTGGATTTGGGCGTGGTGATTATTTCCTTGTTGGCTATGACTTCCCAAGCTACATCGATGCACAGGATCGGGTGGATGCAGCCTACAAGTAAGAACACTAACAATATTTTTTTTTCATTAAGCTCACCTGCAAGCTCTTGGACTGCTGTTTGTAATTTTACCCAAAAAATCGGTGCCTTCATATTAGTTACTATGTTATATTCACCATTAGATGCGGGGCAGTGTTAATGTTgctatttcttttttttttcaaCATATAGTGATCGCATCGCTTCTACTTGCTAGTGCTAGCTGCACTGCTACCTGTTTAGATGTGCTTTGCTTATTATTGCGAACAAAATCACCTGGAGCTCCAAAATCTGAATTGATCTCAAGAACCCAGCTCTCATATATGCATTAAATTTTGCACAATTCGTTGTTTGCATAAAGATGTCAAAGTTTGATTTATTTGTCAATTGATCCACTACATGAATCTGCATGTTGCACAATCGAGATATTCTCATTTCCCCCTTTTGCCTTTTGATAGTTTGATATCACAAACTGAATGCTTGGTCACATGACAGGGATAAGAAGAAGTGGACCAAGATGTCCATCTTGAACACAGCTGGGAGTGGCAAATTCAGTAGCGATCGCACCATCGCCCAGTATGCCAAGGAGATATGGGACATCAAGGCTAGCCCTGTCGTGTGAACGAGGGGGTTGCGATTCAACACCAAACGTAGTTTCTTGGGGTGCTATAATAGTAAGGAAGAATAATGACCCACGGTGCTTGACGCCCACTTGCGTTGTAGGCATGGAACGGGGGCACCTAGCTTGTTCTACAGCGCTGTCTATTTTGAATTGGTGCGACTTTGTTGCTCTTTTTTCCTCCCCCTTATATCTTATGAAACAAGATCCTTTTGATCTGTGCTCTGAAATAAAATAATTCAGTTATGATATTCGTCGCCATAATGTGCTTGAGAAATGGATGTCCCTTCCTCCAAGGTCAGCAGTGCCCAAACTCCACAAGACTGTTTGATCTAAGCATATTGATATCAGATTCCATATGATCAGGGAGTATGAGAATTCAGGGAAAATCAGTGAGGAATACATTAGAACAGAAGGACAGCTTGGTGATGTTCTTACTAAGCCAGTAAGCCTTTGAGCAAGAACAAGTTCAGTGACTCTTCAGTGAAGCATGCCAAGAATTAGGAGTATTGTCGAGTAATACTTGTTATGCTGTCAGTGTGCCTTGTAATTTATTCTTTGCATTTGTGTACTTATTTAGTGTATTAGGAGTTGTCGTTCAGTTAGCAACCCAGGTCTCAGGATCGTGTGCAGTCTACTAAGTTTGGTCAGAGTTGCTGGGCTGAGGAAGGACAGAGAAAATGGCCTGGTAAGATAGCTTCAGCTAAACTTCACTGTTGAACTTTTCGGTGCCATATCGTTATGCGCCGGCGCTTAAGGAAGAGATGGTACTTAAGGAAGAGATCGAGAGGCAGCTTCAGGAAACGCTTTCTAATGGCATTATTCAACCCAGTGCCAGTCCGTTTTCTTCGTCCGTGCTTTTGGTCAAGAAGAAAGACGGCTCATGGCGGTTCTATGTGGATTACCATCACCTCACTGCCATCACTGTCAAAGGCAAATATCCGGTACCAGTTATTGACGAGGTGCGCGGCGCTGGTGGCGGAACTGCGCGCGCGGGTGGCCTTACCGGAGTGAGTACGACTACGTGGATCTTTGGTTGGAGTATCTACGCCAAGTCAAATAACCCTCCAATTAGAGATTCTGTCCATGCCCAATACATTAGACTTGAGTCAATCCTGTTCGAGTCGGAACATAGTACAAACACGAGAGTAACCAGGTTATGCCTCAGCCGGCTTTATATTCAACTCTGCCTGTACATCTATAAAATCATCGACAGCAGCAATAGTAAGAACATTAGATTCAACAGGTTGCAGTCTCGCGCAGCTAATCGCATCGCAGGTTCTCTGTCGTCTACTCGCCTTCTCGTCGAGTCGAAACATGGGCAAACTCAGCCTGCTCTCCTGCTTCTGCTCCGCCGCGAAGGAAGATAAGGCGGCCAAGAAGAACGAACCGAAACCACGGCCATCACCTGCTCACCAGACACAAACGGCGACGACGTCAGCAGCGGCAGGGAAGAAGCCACCGCGGCAAGACGTTCCCCTGCCCGGCAAGCCACAAACGGACACGACGCCAGATTTTTTTTCGGTTAGATTCATATTTCCATTGCACATAGTTTGATTTTTCTTTTTTATTACAAGTACATACGTCACCTAGTAGATGTAGGGGATGAACGCCTTGCGCGACGCCGGGTACTCGCCGCGGAACTTCTGCACGTACCAGCGGCGGTGGTCCCTGGCCCTCGGCCCGAGGTTGGCGCAGGTGTAGAGGAAGAACGCCCAGGCCGCGGGCGTCCACGCCACCACGGCGAAGCCCAGCCACTCCACCGTCTCGCCGAAGTAATTGGGGCTGGTGACGAGGTCGAACCACCCGCCCCTCGGGATCTTGTACCCGCCTCCGGCCTCCTTGAGCCGCAGCAGCTCCTTGTCCGCCGCGATGTTCGTCCGCATTCCC
This genomic window contains:
- the LOC100285259 gene encoding Alpha-glucan phosphorylase, H isozyme, which gives rise to MPEIKCGAAEKVKPAASPEAEKPADIAGNISYHAQYSPHFSPFAFGPEQAFYATAESVRDHLIQRWNETYLHFHKTDPKQTYYLSMEYLQGRALTNAVGNLGITGAYAEAVKKFGYELEALAGQEKDAALGNGGLGRLASCFLDSMATLNLPAWGYGLRYRYGLFKQHIAKEGQEEVAEDWLDKFSPWEIPRHDVVFPVRFFGHVEILPDGSRKLVGGEVLKALAYDVPIPGYKTKNAISLRLWEAKATAEDFNLFQFNDGQYESAAQLHARAQQICAVLYPGDATEEGKLLRLKQQFFLCSASLQDMIARFKERKSDRVSGKWSEFPTKVAVQLNDTHPTLAIPELMRLLMDEEGLGWDEAWDITYRTISYTNHTVLPEALEKWSQIVMRKLLPRHMEIIEEIDKRFKELVISKHKEMEGKIDSMKVLDNSNPQKPVVRMANLCVVSSHTVNGVAELHSNILKQELFADYVSIWPTKFQNKTNGITPRRWLRFCNPELSEIVTKWLKSDQWTSNLDLLTGLRKFADDEKLHAEWAAAKLSCKKRLAKHVLDVTGVTIDPTSLFDIQIKRIHEYKRQLLNILGAVYRYKKLKGMSAEEKQKVTPRTVMIGGKAFATYTNAKRIVKLVNDVGAVVNNDPEVNKYLKVVFIPNYNVSVAEVLIPGSELSQHISTAGMEASGTSNMKFSLNGCVIIGTLDGANVEIREEVGEDNFFLFGAKADEVAGLRKDRENGLFKPDPRFEEAKQFIRSGAFGSYDYEPLLDSLEGNSGFGRGDYFLVGYDFPSYIDAQDRVDAAYKDKKKWTKMSILNTAGSGKFSSDRTIAQYAKEIWDIKASPVV
- the LOC109944874 gene encoding uncharacterized protein; its protein translation is MGENQGIEQVLGKLVELLSAKRDEAPSSIKDNVAHIEPVQKIDLMPNEIKLEGVKNYLAWSRRALRLLKAKRLEGYVKGDVVEPKDKLSDEWKDWDAINSLVAAWMLSSMILAIASTVDTIISAAEMWKALEEMYSGAGNVMLMVETEDRLHNIKQGERSVAEYVQELQCLWADVDHYDPIELPHSECVAWAKKWVEKRRVLQLLRGLNSEFEGRRASMFHQSTLPSLQEAIAAISQEESRLKVMRESSQTPPHPVFSAMRTKDTRECYNCGDVGHIARNCSKPSKVNRGRGRGAPRGGRGRGGRSWARANAATTQEELETFMEHEDETKLRKKNQISGDKDQESHTGDFVHFAYTDEGEGNREETWDSYQA
- the LOC100285259 gene encoding alpha-glucan phosphorylase, H isozyme isoform X1; protein product: MPEIKCGAAEKVKPAASPEAEKPADIAGNISYHAQYSPHFSPFAFGPEQAFYATAESVRDHLIQRWNETYLHFHKTDPKQTYYLSMEYLQGRALTNAVGNLGITGAYAEAVKKFGYELEALAGQEKDAALGNGGLGRLASCFLDSMATLNLPAWGYGLRYRYGLFKQHIAKEGQEEVAEDWLDKFSPWEIPRHDVVFPVRFFGHVEILPDGSRKLVGGEVLKALAYDVPIPGYKTKNAISLRLWEAKATAEDFNLFQFNDGQYESAAQLHARAQQICAVLYPGDATEEGKLLRLKQQFFLCSASLQVNGVAELHSNILKQELFADYVSIWPTKFQNKTNGITPRRWLRFCNPELSEIVTKWLKSDQWTSNLDLLTGLRKFADDEKLHAEWAAAKLSCKKRLAKHVLDVTGVTIDPTSLFDIQIKRIHEYKRQLLNILGAVYRYKKLKGMSAEEKQKVTPRTVMIGGKAFATYTNAKRIVKLVNDVGAVVNNDPEVNKYLKVVFIPNYNVSVAEVLIPGSELSQHISTAGMEASGTSNMKFSLNGCVIIGTLDGANVEIREEVGEDNFFLFGAKADEVAGLRKDRENGLFKPDPRFEEAKQFIRSGAFGSYDYEPLLDSLEGNSGFGRGDYFLVGYDFPSYIDAQDRVDAAYKDKKKWTKMSILNTAGSGKFSSDRTIAQYAKEIWDIKASPVV